Below is a window of bacterium DNA.
TGCTGGGCGAGATCGGCAAGGGCCACCACATCGCCTTCAACATCCTGAACGTGGGCCGCTTCAAGCTGGGCGCCAGCACCACCGGCGGCGCCAAGCTCGCCATCGAGGCCGCCGTGCCCTACACCAGGGAGCGCCACCAGTTCGGCCAGCCCCTGTGCAGCTTCGGCCTGATCCGCCGCAAGATCGCCGACGTGGCGGCCGCGACGTTCATGGCCGAGAGCATGGTGTACCGCACGGCGGGCCTGCTCGACGCGGCCATCGCCACCCTCGACAAGAGCGATCCCGAGTACGACCGCAAGTCGATCCAGCAGGTCGAGGAGTTCAGCATCGAGTGCTCGATGATCAAGGTGTACGCCAGCGAGGCCTGCGCCCTGGCCGCCGAGGAATGCCTGCAGATGCTCGGCGGCTACGGCTACTGCCAGGAGTACCCCCTGGAGCGCCTGTACCGCGACGAGCGCATCAACCGCATCTTCGAGGGCACCAACGAGATCAACCGCATGCTGGTGCCGGGCATGATCATGAAGAAGGCCATGAAGGGCGAACTGCCCTTCCTGCAGGCCGCCACCGCGGTGGCCGAGGAGCTCACCGGCCTGCCCTCGTTCGACGAGCCCGGCGAGCCCGCCTTCCTCGAGGACGAGGCCAAGCTCGTGGCCAACATGAAGAAGGTCGTGCTGGCGACCCTGGGCCTGGCGGCCCAGAAGTTCGGCATGGAATTGAAGGACCAGCAGGAGGTGCTGTCGGACGTGGCGGACATCACCATGGCCGCCTACGCCTGCGAGAGCGCCCTGCTGCGCACCCTGAAGAAGGCCGAGAAGGACGGCGAGGAGAGCGCGGCGCTGATGGCGGCCATGCTCACCCTGTCGGTGCACGACGCCATGGACAAGGTGACGACCTGGGCGCGCAGCGTCCTGGGCGCCACGGTCGCGGGCGACGAGCTGCGCACCTACGCCGCCGGTGTGCGGCGCCTGACCAAGCACGACCCGGTGAACCGCACCGCCCTGCACGACGTGATCGCCGAGGCGATCATCGCCGCCGAAGGCTACACCACCGGTTGAGGGGCCTTGGGCCCGCACCCTCGACGCGACGCCCCGGGCCGCCTGGTCCGGGGCGTCGTGCATCCGGCCGCCGCTTGGGGCTGGCCAGGCCGCGCTGCGCCCGGTAGACTGCGCCCGGACCCCCAACCCGCCGGAGCCCCATGGCCACGCCCCTGTCCGTCTACGTCCTGACCCGCGACAGCGAGGAGCACCTCGACGCCGTGCTCGGCGCCGTGCGCGGGCTCGCCGACGAGATCGTCGTGGTCGACTCCGGCTCCAGCGACGGCACCCGCGCCATCGCCGAACGCCACGGCGCCCGCTGGCTCGAGCGCCCCTTCGACCACTTCGGCGCCCAGCGCAACTTCGCCCAGGACGCCTGCGCCCACGACTGGGTGCTGGCCCTGGACTCGGACGAGATCATGGACGCGGAGATGGCGGCGCACCTCGCGGGCCTGAAGGCGGCCGGATTCCGTCCGGGTGGTCCGGATGGCCGCGACGTCGAGGCCTTCAAGCTGCGGCGACGGTGGTACCTGTTCGGGCGGGAGATCCGCTGCCTGCTGCCGGTCGAGAGCCCCGACTACCCGATCCGGCTCTTCGACCGCACGCGGGTGCGCTACAGCGAGGTGGGCAACCTGGTGCACGAGTCGCCGGAGGGCGTCACGAGCGACGAGCGCATCCACGCGGGCGCCCTGCACCACTACAGCGGCGACACCGTCGAGCGGCTCTACGCCAAGCTGAACCTGTACTCGGGACTGGCCGCGCGCGAGATGGTGCGCAAGGGGCAGGCGACGTCGTGGTTCGGCGTCTTCAGCCACGCCACCAGCGCCTGGTTCAAGTGGTACGTGGCCAAAGGGGGCTGGCGCGACGGCGAGGTCGGCTTCCTGACCGGCCTCTACGCGTCCCAGTACACCTTTCTCAAGCATCTCAAACGGCTCTTCCTCGACCGCGGCGGTCGCTGAGCGGCCCGCGGGGGCCCGCCACCCGGGTCGGCGTGCCGGCAGGCCGGAAGCGACGCCATTGACGCCCATCCGCCCCCGGACCTATACTTGGTGGAGATCGCCCCGCCCGCCTTTCATCCGGCCGTTGCCCCGCACCGGCCGCTGCCGACAGGTGCCCAGCGTGGAGTTTGACAAACCCAACAGCCGCAAGGGCTTGGCCCTGGTGAGCCTGCTTTGCGGATGCGCCCTGCTGCTGGTCGCCTGTGGCCGCGAGGCCCCCGTCTACGCTCCCGGGTCGCTCACCGTCACCTCCGATCCGGCCGGCGCGGCGATCCTCTTCGACGGCCGGCCCACCGGCGAGGTCACCCCCCACACCTTCACGGGCCTGGCGCCGGACCTCTACCGGGTGAGCGTCGCCCTCGCCGGATACCTCTCCGCCCCGGCCAGCGACGAGATCGACCTGGCCGCCGGCCAGACCCGCGACGTGGCTTTCGCCCTGTCGCAGACCGCCCTGCACGTGACCAGCGATCCGGCGGGCGCCGCGGTGCTCCTCGACGGCGACGACACGGGCCTCGTCACGCCCGCCACGCTGGTCGGAGTAGCCGAGGGCCCCCACCAGATCGCCCTGCGTCTGGACACCTATCTCGTGGCTCCCCTCGCGACGACCGTCGACGTGGTCGCGGGCCGGACCGACACCCTCGCCGCCGACACCTTCGCCCTGCGGCCGCAGCGCACGGTCATCCTCGAGGGCTTCGGCAACGTCGACTGCGGCCCCTGCCCGCAGCTCACCGAAGCGCTGCTCGCGCTGGCCGACCGGCCCGACCTCTCGCCCGACCGCATGCTCTACATCGAGTACAGCACCAGCTTCCCGGGCCCGGGCGATCCGCTCTACCTGGCCAACGCCGCGGAGAACGCCGACCGCTTCGAGCTCTATTTCTTCTTCAACTTGCCCATCCTCTACGTGGACGGGGTCGCCACCGCCGACTACGCCGACGTCGACGGCATCGCCGCCGAGGTCGCATCCGGACTGGCGATCGATCCCGGTTTCCGCATCGACGTGGCGGCCGATTTCACGGCCACCACCATCCCGGTCGACGTGACGCTCGATCCGGCCGCCGACGTCGACCTGAGCGGCCACGTGCTCTTCGTGGCCCTCTACGAGAAGGAGATCGATTTCGCCGAACGGGGCCTGACCGTGGGCTCCAACGGCCAATCGGTGTTCCACCACGTCTTCCGCGATCGTGTCGACGTGCCGCCCGCCCTCGGCTCCCTGACCGCGGGCACGCCCCAGACCTTCCGCGTCGAGCTCGTGCGCGGCGACTGGCCCCTCGACAACCTGACCGTCGTGGCCTTCGTCCAGCGCAACAGCGACCTGGCCATCCTGCAGGCCGGCTCCTTCGGCGAGTCGACCTCGAGCAAAGGAATCGATCCATGAGGAAACCCCTTGCCCTCGCCGCCCTGGGCCTGGCCCTGGCCGCCCTGTCCGCCGCGCCGGCCGCCGCCACCTTCGCCTGGGATTTCGCCGAGACCGGCGCCGTGAGCGACTACTTCCAGCTGAAGTCGTTCCACACCGTGGTGACGAACACCGGCGCGGCTCCCGACACCGTGCACGTGAACCTGGTCAAGGACATCCCCGCGGCCTGGGCCGCCTCGCTGTGCGAGGAGGAGCTGTGCTACCCGCCGTTCGTGCTCGACATCGACCTCGAACTGGCGCCCGGACAGTCCATCGACCTGCTCATCGACCTGACGCCCATCACCACGCCCGGCCGGGGCCGCTCCCACATCACCCTCAGCAGCAGCGCCGACCCCGGTCAGGTCGCCCAGCAGACCTTCTCCGTGGTCACCCCCGACCTGGACCTGCTGCTGATCGACGCGTCCGGCGAGGCCGCCGGTCTCGGGGCCGGTCTCGTGGAGACGGCGGCCACTGCGGCGGGCGCCGTGACGGCCGTCTGGGACCAGGCGAACATGGGCAAGGCCCTCGCCGCCGACCTCGCCGGCTACCCCGCGGTGGTCTGGCTGGCCGGCGCGGGCGCCGTCTACCCGGACGCCGCCGAGCGCGCTGCCCTGGACACCTATGTGGACGGCGGCGGCCACCTGCTGCTGGCCGGCCTGGACCTCGTGACCGCCGCCGCG
It encodes the following:
- a CDS encoding T9SS type A sorting domain-containing protein, with protein sequence MRKPLALAALGLALAALSAAPAAATFAWDFAETGAVSDYFQLKSFHTVVTNTGAAPDTVHVNLVKDIPAAWAASLCEEELCYPPFVLDIDLELAPGQSIDLLIDLTPITTPGRGRSHITLSSSADPGQVAQQTFSVVTPDLDLLLIDASGEAAGLGAGLVETAATAAGAVTAVWDQANMGKALAADLAGYPAVVWLAGAGAVYPDAAERAALDTYVDGGGHLLLAGLDLVTAAADPGSPGYDIAARDWLRERMGAAWVADTGSLDTVSAASGSYAYGGASYSVDGGDVLAPWGSAATSLTWGGGGTALVWNIVGTAKVAVAGFDIAGIATDTARTDFMTRTLAFFAAGTTAAEHAPRPVAARAWPNPFNPRTTIRFEVGGEREQPVSVRIHDLQGRLVRRLQAGVAAPGPQTVTWDGRDDAGRGLATGIYLARVQVGDGLDVVKLALVK
- a CDS encoding acyl-CoA dehydrogenase family protein, which gives rise to MTVKTYPTGGEFLLKETAPADCFTPEDFNETQRMIAQTVDDFCARHVVPISEELEYKGDTTLGKGLLKKAGEMGLLMADIPEAYGGMGSDKATIMLVSEKISRSGSFAVTHGAQAGIGTLPIVYFGNEEQKRKYLPGLATGERLTCYGLTEPGSGSDALAAATTARLNAAGTHYVINGSKQYITNAGYAEMIILFAKIDGEHFTGFIVDLTAPGVTIGAEEKKMGIKGSSTCAITFEDVEVPVENVLGEIGKGHHIAFNILNVGRFKLGASTTGGAKLAIEAAVPYTRERHQFGQPLCSFGLIRRKIADVAAATFMAESMVYRTAGLLDAAIATLDKSDPEYDRKSIQQVEEFSIECSMIKVYASEACALAAEECLQMLGGYGYCQEYPLERLYRDERINRIFEGTNEINRMLVPGMIMKKAMKGELPFLQAATAVAEELTGLPSFDEPGEPAFLEDEAKLVANMKKVVLATLGLAAQKFGMELKDQQEVLSDVADITMAAYACESALLRTLKKAEKDGEESAALMAAMLTLSVHDAMDKVTTWARSVLGATVAGDELRTYAAGVRRLTKHDPVNRTALHDVIAEAIIAAEGYTTG
- a CDS encoding glycosyltransferase family 2 protein, giving the protein MATPLSVYVLTRDSEEHLDAVLGAVRGLADEIVVVDSGSSDGTRAIAERHGARWLERPFDHFGAQRNFAQDACAHDWVLALDSDEIMDAEMAAHLAGLKAAGFRPGGPDGRDVEAFKLRRRWYLFGREIRCLLPVESPDYPIRLFDRTRVRYSEVGNLVHESPEGVTSDERIHAGALHHYSGDTVERLYAKLNLYSGLAAREMVRKGQATSWFGVFSHATSAWFKWYVAKGGWRDGEVGFLTGLYASQYTFLKHLKRLFLDRGGR
- a CDS encoding PEGA domain-containing protein, with the protein product MEFDKPNSRKGLALVSLLCGCALLLVACGREAPVYAPGSLTVTSDPAGAAILFDGRPTGEVTPHTFTGLAPDLYRVSVALAGYLSAPASDEIDLAAGQTRDVAFALSQTALHVTSDPAGAAVLLDGDDTGLVTPATLVGVAEGPHQIALRLDTYLVAPLATTVDVVAGRTDTLAADTFALRPQRTVILEGFGNVDCGPCPQLTEALLALADRPDLSPDRMLYIEYSTSFPGPGDPLYLANAAENADRFELYFFFNLPILYVDGVATADYADVDGIAAEVASGLAIDPGFRIDVAADFTATTIPVDVTLDPAADVDLSGHVLFVALYEKEIDFAERGLTVGSNGQSVFHHVFRDRVDVPPALGSLTAGTPQTFRVELVRGDWPLDNLTVVAFVQRNSDLAILQAGSFGESTSSKGIDP